The Corynebacterium freiburgense region AAAGGAACATTAATAAAAAAGACCGAACCCCAACTGAAATATTGTAAAAGTACGCCACCGATTAGCGGGCCGGCTGCCGCACCAACAGAATATACAGCAACCCAAATAGAAACCGCTTTTGCCCGTTCCTTCGGATCCTGGAACATTGCCCGAATTAAGGAAAGCGTTGATGGCATAAGGGTCGCCCCAGCCGCACCTTGCAATGCACGACCAATAATAAGCATTTCAGGGGTGGTGGATAATCCAGCAATAATTGAGGCGATCCCAAAGAATACTGCCCCAAAAAGCAATACGCGGCGGCGTCCAATACGGTCGCCTAATGTACCCATGGTGATGAGTAATGAGGCAAGCACAAACGCATATACATCTACAATCCAAAGGGTTTGTGTTGCCGAGGGATTTAAAGAAGCTGTAATTGTAGGAATTGCGAAATTTAAAACCGTAGTATCAATTGCGAGAATGCCAACTGCGATGGACAGGACAACAAGGCCCCACCATCGCTGTGGATATGAGGTTATTTGCTTTTGAGTCATTTACACTAAGAAATCGTATTCTGGGGTTCCGGGTTTTAATTGCTGGGTATGAATCCGTGACGTGGCCATGCGCTCTAATAGCGGATCTAAATCACTAGCGCTACCAAGTTGCAAGCCAACAAGCGCCGTTCCAGTTTCACGGTTATTTCGCTTTAAGTATTCGAATCGTGTGATGTCATCATTTGGGCCAAGTACTTCTGAAAGAAAATGCTTAAGCTGACCAGGTTCTTGAGGAAAATCTACTAGGAAATAGTGTTTTAATCCGCGGTGCACAAGTGAGCGCTCCACAATCTCTGCATACCGTAAAACATCATTGTTTCCCCCAGATATGATACACACAACCACATCGCCCTTGCGAAGCTTCATCTCCTTTAATCCCGCAACCGACAATGCGCCAGCTGGTTCGGCAACAATGCCCTCGGATTGATAAAGCTCTAGCATTTCAGTACATACGGCGCCTTCACTAACACCAAGCATATGGAGCCGTGAACGGTTCGCATCAACAATGCGATAGTTGACCTCACCAATGCGCTTCACAGCAGCACCATCTACAAATGGGTCAATGTGTTCTAGGGTTACTGGGCCATCATTATCAAGCGCAGCCTGCATTGATGCCGCAGATGTGGGTTCAACACCAACCACCGCAGTATGGGGTGCCATATCAGCCAAATAACTCAAGACTCCGGCGATTAAACCACCCCCGCCAACTGGCACAATAATGGTGTCAGCGTTTTTTCCAAGGGCAGAAAGCTGCGAAAGTATTTCTGCCGCAACAGTACCTTGGCCGACGACCGTATCCCGCGCATCGAAGGGCTCCACTACGGTTGCGCCAGTACGGGCGGCGTCGTCACGCGCGGCAGCAGCTGCTTCATCAAAACTATTGCCGGTAACAACAACATCAATGAATTCGCCACCATGTACCCGAATTCGGTCAAGTTTTTGCTTTGGTGTTTGGTTTGGAACGTAGATCCGCCCCTGGATTCCTAAAGTTCGGCATACATAGGCTACACCTTGCGCATGATTACCTGCCGACGCCGCGACAATACCCGCCGCACGTTGCTCATCGGTTAACTGCGCAACATTGTTATAGGCTCCACGGATTTTATAGGAACGGACGTCCTGTAGATCTTCTCGCTTAAGATAAACCTGAGCGCCAGTTTCTTCCGAAAGACGAGGACAATACTGCAAAGGTGTTGGAGCGATCACAGCAGAAATTCGCGCCTGCGCCATTTGAATATCTGCAGCTCGAACTGGCTCCAGATCATTAGAAAGGGCGGGAACTGCAACTGCATGATCGGTCATGAATGCACATTCTAGCCCTTAGGAACCAAAGCTCATATATGAGCATTGCCCCTTAGGACAGCCAGGTTCAGGAAACGTCACACTATTTTCTCCCGAAACCCCAAAAAACCAGCTAAATTGTGCACTTTGAGATTGCCGCCGAAAGTTAGACTGGTTTTTCGTTCTATGGTGTTTTTGGAGTGTGGCTGGGTTGTGGTTACGTTGGGGCGGGGTTGTGGGCTGGGTTGTGGTTACGTTGGGGCGGGGTTGTGGGCGGGGTTACGCCGGGCTTTGCCAGGGTTGCGCCGGGCCTTGCCTGGGTTGCAAAAGGCAGATTTGTGTTGTGGGCTTTTGGTTTGGGGGTGTGAGCTGGGAAAATGCGGTGGTGGGTTGTGGGTGATGTGAAATCTGCCTGATTTTGGGGTGTGGGGTGTCAGATCTGCCTGATATTTTGGGCTGGTGGGCTGAAAATCCAGGGCTTCCCGGGGGCTTGATAGGCCTACCCTATCGAACTGGTGATGTTTTCATCCCAAGTGTCGCAGATTCCATAAAATCCGCCGAAAAAATGGAATCTGTGACAACACGCCCAACCCGCCCCAAAAAGTCAGCCAAAGAGCCCAAAAGCCGGAAGTGTCCCAATTGCCTGTTGGGAATAACCCACCCTGAAGTGGGTAGATTTTGCAAAATCTAAGTTTTGTAAAGATTATTCTTAGGTAAATTTTATTCCAATGAAAGGTGAGGTGCTATGGCCAATACTTTTCCCTACACCGGGGGAGGTCCCAACGCTGGTAAGCCTTCATCCACAGGAAAAACAATCGGCATTGGTTGCGCCGCATTCTTCCTGCTATTCACACTTATGGTCGGCTGTGTAGGCGTGGTAGCAAATGGAAGCTCAAAACCCACCACTGCTTCTGCTACTAAAACGGTTACCACGACAATGACGACAGTGAAGACATCGACGAAAACCAAAACCGTAACTTCCACAGCGTCCCCCACAACTGAGCCAAGTGAACCGGTAAAAGAAGTTGAACCAGTGTCCTCCCAAACGGAAGACGACAATGACCGAAACCAGATTCACGGTTTCGTGGCCCCTCCACCTGCGCCAGCCCCTCCACCTGCGCCAGCCCCAGCACCAGCACCAGCACCCGCACCAGCACCAGCACCCGACGTGTACTACCAAAACTGTGATGCTGTACGAGCTGCAGGAGCCGCACCGTTGTACGCTGGACAACCGGGATACCGCAGTGGTCTGGACGGAGATAATGATGGCGTAGCTTGCGAAAAGAAGCGCTAAATTAAAAATCACAGCCTTGCCCGACTTCACTGCAACCAGAATCAGTTACGGTCGCGCCTTTCGCTCGTGGAATTCCTGGTATCGCTTATGACCGTTAAACCTTCACCTTGGGAATGCTTCCTGATTTTGGCAAAGTAGAAAAGCAATGAGCTCCCAATGGAAAAACAACCAAGCACTACGCTAAAGGGTTTTTCATTTCCCTTGGGATGTTTGCACTAACTACCGTTGTGGTTTTTGGTTAGGTGGCAAACCGAGATCTCTGGTTTATCATTGCCTCTGCTGCCGTATTTTCGGTGGCTAGCGGATTTTGGCGAACCTACCGGAAATCTTCATCATTTCGCTCACCACTCCGGTACTCACCACTCCAGTACTCACCACAACTCCGCGCTAGCCGCTACCCCGCTGTCCAACTACCTTTCAGAGGCGCTACCCACCGGCAAAGGCGCTACCCACCGGCA contains the following coding sequences:
- a CDS encoding excalibur calcium-binding domain-containing protein gives rise to the protein MANTFPYTGGGPNAGKPSSTGKTIGIGCAAFFLLFTLMVGCVGVVANGSSKPTTASATKTVTTTMTTVKTSTKTKTVTSTASPTTEPSEPVKEVEPVSSQTEDDNDRNQIHGFVAPPPAPAPPPAPAPAPAPAPAPAPAPDVYYQNCDAVRAAGAAPLYAGQPGYRSGLDGDNDGVACEKKR
- the ilvA gene encoding threonine ammonia-lyase IlvA — translated: MTDHAVAVPALSNDLEPVRAADIQMAQARISAVIAPTPLQYCPRLSEETGAQVYLKREDLQDVRSYKIRGAYNNVAQLTDEQRAAGIVAASAGNHAQGVAYVCRTLGIQGRIYVPNQTPKQKLDRIRVHGGEFIDVVVTGNSFDEAAAAARDDAARTGATVVEPFDARDTVVGQGTVAAEILSQLSALGKNADTIIVPVGGGGLIAGVLSYLADMAPHTAVVGVEPTSAASMQAALDNDGPVTLEHIDPFVDGAAVKRIGEVNYRIVDANRSRLHMLGVSEGAVCTEMLELYQSEGIVAEPAGALSVAGLKEMKLRKGDVVVCIISGGNNDVLRYAEIVERSLVHRGLKHYFLVDFPQEPGQLKHFLSEVLGPNDDITRFEYLKRNNRETGTALVGLQLGSASDLDPLLERMATSRIHTQQLKPGTPEYDFLV